In Microbulbifer elongatus, the DNA window GCTCATCTCGGTCATTCCCCAGGCCTGCTGTACGTCCACGTTGTAGTGTTCGCGGAATTTGTCGAAGACGGGTTGCGGACAGGCGGCACCACCGGTGGTCAACCGCTGCAGGCTCGGCACCTTGTGCCCGGATTTTTCCAGATAGTCCAGCAGTGCCAGCCAAACGGTCGGCACGCCGGCGGATACCGTCACGTTTTCTTCATTGATCAGTGTACACAGGGTCTGACCGTCTCCCATTTTCGGCCCCGGCATCACCAGTTTGGCACCCACCATGGGGCCGCTGTACACCAGGCCCCAGCCATTCACATGGAACATGGGGACAATAGGCATCACTACATCCCGTCCGGACAGGCCAAACGAATCCGGTAGCGCAGAGCCGTAGCAATGCAACACGGTGGAGCGGTGGGAATAAAGAACACCTTTCGGGTTTCCCGTGGTACCCGAGGTGTAACACAGGGAGCAGGCGGTTTCCTCCTCCAGTTCAGGCCATTCGAATTCGTCATCTTCATCCTCAATCAGACTTTCGTAACAAATCAGATTGGGCAGACGGGATTTTTCCGGCATATGCGCTTGGTCGGTCAGTACCACAAAGCCTTTTACCTGGGGCAGCTTCTCAGCCAGTTTCTCCAGCACCGGTACAAACATCACATCCACAAACAGGTACTGGTCTTCGGCGTGGTTGATGATGTATTCCAGCTGCTCCGGAAAAAGCCGGGGGTTGATGGTGTGACACACCATACCCGAGCAGGAGATCCCGTAGTACAACTCCAGATGACGGTAGTCGTTTAACGCCAGGGTGCCGACGCATTCACCGCGTTTTATACCCAGTTTTTCCAGTGCATTGGCCAGTTTGCGTGCGCGCCCGAAGGCCTCGGCGTAGGTATATCGGTGGTAAGGGTTATCGGCGGTCACCGACACAATTTCGCTACCGCCATAAACCTTATCGGCAAACTGCATAATATTGGTAATGGTCAGGGGCAGGTTCATCATCTGGCCGTACATGGGGTTTCCTCTCGTCAAATTTTTTATTCACAGACAGCAGGGGGTCAAGCAGCTGTCCAGCTCTTCAATAAAAACGTCTGCCATCGGCCAGGGCCCATAGCCCGACGCCGGGTTCAGGTGGCCCACGTCACCGAGGTTGACCAGCTTGCTGCCCCATGTAGCCGCCATGTGTCCGGCAGCATTGAAGGACGCCAGATAGTCATTGGTGCTGGCGGCAAGGATGCTGGGAAATGGCAGTGGCTGTTGCGGGAGCGGTTCCCAGCCCTGTTCGCGCAGGGTATCCGGTGTCGGGTACTGGGGTGGCCAGTCTGCCTGCATATCCGGTGGCGCCGCCAGCAGTGCACCCTTGATCTCGCGGGTGTAACGGGCCGCCCAGTGGGCAACCATCAGGCACCCGGCGCTGTGGGCAACCAGGATGATGTCACCGCTGATACGTTCAATCTGTCGCTGGATATTTTCTATTCGCGCATCGCAGTCCAGCCGGTTTTCTGTGAGTGGCGGCACACTGCACACGCGCTGCAGTCTGCTCTCCAGGTGTGTCTGCCAGTGCTCTTCCACGTGATCGCGCAACCCCGGCACGATCAAAACGGTCGCTTGTGTTTCCATTGTTCACCATGCAAAAAAGTGGGGCCTCCACAAAATTTTGATCCGCCCCAAAAATGAAGATTTATTTATTTAGATAAGTGGCAAGCCTCAGAAGTGCATACGCGCAGTCAATCCGAAGGTGCGTGGCGTTCCGGTGTAGGCTTGATAGGAAGCGCCGCCATCCAGCTTCGATGCGATCGGCGAGGCGGTTTTCTGGACGAAATACACCTCGTCGTGCAGGTTGCGCACCCAGGTGGAAATATCCCAGGTATCGTTGCGCCAGCCAGCACGCAGGTTGCCCACCCAGTAGGCGTCTTCCTGGTGACGGGGATCCAGTTCCGAGCTGTAATTGGCATCACCGGTAAAGCGGTAGTCCACCCGGGAATAGAAATCCCCCCCTGCCAGAGGCTGCTCCCACTCCAGCGCGAGGTTACCGGTCAGTTTTGGCGCAAACGGCAGTAACTCGCCGCTCAGGTCACACTGGCCAAGAGCATTTTCTGGCGTGCGGCCGTAGTAACACTGTCCACCGGTGTAGGTATCGTATTTGGCCTGGATGTAGGCGAGGTTTGCCACACCAGTTAGGTTTTCACTGAACAGCCAGGTGGAGTCCAGCTCAATGCCATCCACCACCACTTTTTCCGCATTGTTTACCGCAAAGGCGAGGCCGATAAAGGTGGCATTCTGGAAATTGGTGTATTCGGTATGGAATACACTGCCGTTGATACGCGCACGGTTATCCCAGGTTTCGGTTTTCCAACCGAGTTCAACGTTGTCGATGTCTTCCTCATCGAATGGCCGCGCTTCCTCGGTGAAATCCCCCCACTGCAGGCTGTAGCCGCCCGCCTTGAAGCCGCGGGAGTAGGTGCCGTAAATCATGGTGTCGTCGTTGGCAAACCAGCTCAGGGTGACGTTTCCGGTCACGGCAGACCAGCTGTCGCTGTCTTCAAAATCGCTGGCGTCCGGGGTAAGCGAGCAGACAAGGTTGTTAAGCACACATCCCTGCGCGGTGGTAGTGTATTGCTCGACTTTGCCGTCTTTCGCATCCATCGAGTAACGCAGGCCAGTGTCCAGTTTCAGGCTGTCGTTGATGTGATACCCGAGGGTGCCGAAAATGCCGTAGCTCTCGGTATCCTGCTCGGCCAAGACATCGCCAGTATCCCCTTCACTGCCGAACAGCGTCGGGCGGAATTGCTCGGGTACCCCGAGTACCGAACCGACCACGTTGCCGAGCATGGCAATATCCGACTGCAGCTCAAATTCCGCGCCGTTGCGGTCGCCGCGGGTAAACCCGTTGTTGTAATAAAAACCACCGAGCAGCCACTCGAGGCTGCTACCGGTAACGGACATCAAGCGCAACTCCTGAGAGAAAGAGCGCCCTTCCTGCATGTCATTGAAGACCAGCAGATCCGATGGCATCTGCTCCACGCCATACATGAAGTTGCTGGAGGTATAGTCCTCGAACCCGGTAATGGCATTGAACAGATAGCCATCCCCGGAATACTCAAATTGCAGTACGCCGTCGGTCACCTGCTGATCAAAATCATTGGTGCCCATCTGTTCGATGATGCGATCGGACGGATCGTTATTGATCACCGGACTGCCAGCCCCAAACTGGGACATGGCTCCGGCCACGGTCACTACCGTGGGGCTGTACCAGGTGTCTCCCAGCATGGTGTTCATATGCCGCTCCATGCGGCTGAGGATCAGTCGGGATGTCAGGTTGTCGGAGAGGTCCGCACTCAGCTGGACCCGCAGCGCCTGTCCGTCCTGACTGTCGCCACCTTCGCCCAGGGTGTTTTCGATCATCTGGTCGCGGCGCGTACTGGAAACACTGACGCGACCATTGACGCCATCGCTGATCGCGCCATTGACGGAACCCTTGAACTGACTCAGACCCTCGGAGCCAAAACCGTATTCCGCCATACCGGCAAAGTCTGGGGATGGCGCTTCGGTATTGACGATGATGACGCCAGCGCTGGCATTTTTTCCGTACAGGGTACTCTGGGGGCCTTTCAGTACTTCCACCGACTGCACATCGACAAGTTCCCCCAGGCCCACGCCGGAACGGGAGCGGAAGGCACCGTCGATGATCAACGCAGTATCCGGTTCAAAGGTGGGAATATTGCCCTCGTTGCCAATCCGACGAATCCGGAAGGTGGCATTGAGCGGGGAAAGGTTGCTGGTCACAATCAGCGAGGGAATCTGCGCGGCCACGTCGTCGACATCGCGGAATCCCGCTTTGCTCAACTGGTCTCCGGTCAGCGCATCCACCGCAACGGGAACATCCTGCAGGCTTTCGCTGCGCTTCTGTGCCGTCACCGTGACTTCTTCTATTTTCAGGTCTCTCGTATCGCCAGTTTCAGCCAACCCACTCAGGGGGTGAATCGCCAGGCCAACAGCAAGAGCCAGCAGCGACGGCTGTACCAGTCCAGTGGAATTATCTTTACCAGGATTGGTGCGTATCGATTTCATTATTGTCTCCTCAATTTGCTTCGGTGCCTTACACCAAAGCGTGACTGACCGAAACAAAATATCGACTTCAGTCAGCGTGTGGGGTGGTCCAGAACGCTCGGCCACGAAGTCACTCTAAAAGAGGGCGTACATTCGGACTTTTCCTGAGGCGACAGGGATTTTTCATTTGATGACACAACACCATTTTTTTGCATAGTTTTTGTGCGGGACAGTCACCAGAAAACCCCGGAGAGTGCGCTGACTTTTCGGGGTAGAGAAGAGGATAGTTATCGGAAGCGTTAAGGACTCTGTGATTAAGTCGGGCAGCTTACGGTTAGCTGAAATAGAGAATTGCCAGAACCATTGCCGCAAGTATTACGGTCTCAATCAGCATCAGCAGTATTGGCTTGAAACCCACCGTGGCCAATTCTTTCAATTGGGTTTTCATACCCAGTGCACTGATCGCAATAACCAGACACCAGCGTGAAAGATCATTGCCAAACTGCTGAACCGTCTGTGGCACCCACCCAGTGCTGTTAATGGCAGCAAGCAGTACAAACACCACAGCGAACAGTGGCAGTAGCGGCGGGCGCTTGCCGCCATCCTCCGCACCCTGCGCCCGTGCAATCATCACCACGCACAGAATGACCGGCAACAGCATGGCGATCCGCATCAGCTTTACAATAGTGGCGGTATCGCCGGCTTCCTGGGAAATACTGTAGCCGGCGCCCACTACCTGAGCCACGTCGTGGATGGTCCCGCCAAGGAAAATGCCTGCCTCCACATCGTCCAGCCCAAACCACTGCACGATCATCGGATAGGCAATCATTGCCATGGTGGACAGCGCGGAGACTCCCACCACGGTAAACAGGGTCGCGCGCTCTTTTGCCGGATGCGCCGGCATCGCCGCGGACAGTGCCATCGCCGCCGATGCACCACAGATCGCGGTGGCACCGCCGGTCAATACACCGAACAGAGACTGGAAACCAAAGGCGCGAGCAAGTAGAACCGAGACACAAATGGTTGCCGTAACAATACCGACAACCAGCACCACCGGGCCCCAGCCCAGTGACGCCACCTGCTCGAAGGTGATCCGCATCCCCAGCAATGCAACACCGATACGCAATATAGAGCGTGCAGTGAACTCAATACCTTCTTTACAAGCTCCGTCCGCGGCGAGGAAGTTCATCGCCATCCCCAGCAGCAAGGCAAACAACATCACCGGCGCAGCATAATGCTCGGATAGAAAACTTGCCGCAGCGGCGACTATGGTACTGGCAATGATTCCTGGCAACAGAACCTGCGTTCGCGACCGCACAGAAATCCAGGTAGCAGCTATCATGGGACAATCTCTCGCAGTTCGCGCGTTACACAGTTACTTCGCCGATTGCCGGCAAAGCGCGGTGTAAATTTTCTTCGAGGGTTAAATGCGTGAGTAACTGAATACCCTTCCGGTTTACATTAATCTGTATCTGAGGGAACGTTTCCTGAACCGTACCGACAGAAACTTCCAGATTCCGTTTCCCGCTAAAGCACCATGGGCAGACGAGTTCAAACACAACGTCGATCTGCAGATTATTCATACCGCGACAGCCTCATCACTGGCCAGGCGTACGCCATGTACATCGCGCAGGTAGTGGCGCTTGGCAAAAAAGAAAACCAGTGCAGACGCCAGACTCATAATCGGCACCAAAGCGAGTGCGTTCTCCAGACCGATTCCATCGGCGAGCATGCCGATAATAAACGGGCCGGGTGCCAGGCCGAGCAGATTGTTCATCAGTGTCAGGGTTGCAAATGCCGTCCCGTGAATTGCCGCATGGGTAAGATTCGCTACCATGGCGCCGGCGGGCCCGGTGGTCCCCGCCACCAGAAACATACCAAGGCCAATAAATACCAGCTGTACAGCGCCGGCTTCCAGGCGGAAACCGATGGCCAGAAGCAGGCAGCACAGCAGACAGTAGATAATCGCGAGGGAAATTTTACGTTCGGCGCGGTCACGACACAGCCGATCACACAGGCTACCGCAGACCACCATACCCGCGCCGCTGATCAACACAAAGACCGCTGCGGCCATACCCGCCTTGTCGGTGCCGAGATCGTAGTAACGGTTCATGAAACTTGGAATCCAGGCCATCAGTGATGCGGCGACAAATAATTGCAGACCACTGGCAACATAGGTGCACAATACAGAAGGGTTGTTAAACAGGCCGCGCAGGGATGGGCGCTGTTTGCCGCTCGCAGGCACTGCGGGCGTCACGCGTTTTTCGCGAATAATAATGGGATAGATGAGCGCGAGGACGATACCAAAAATGGCCATGCCCGCAAATGCCCACCGCCAGCCCAGGTGCTCTGCGAGCACGCCCCCCAGGGCCATACCTAACACCGAACCCAACATGCCGCCGGCCATAAAGGCTCCTGCCAGAGTGGCGCGCAGACTCGGCGGGAAAACGGAAATCACCAAGGCGATTCCCACACTGCCATAGGCGGCTTCACCAATCCCCACCAGAAAGCGCGCCGCAAACATTTCGGCGTAGCTATCGGAGAGAGCGCACATCAAGGTGGCGAGACTCCACAGCAACGCCATCAGGGTAAGGCTTTTTACCCTGCCCCAGCGATCGGCAAGAATGGAAAGCGGTACGGTGAGCAGGCCAACCATCAGGGCGACAATGCCCGAAAGGGAACCCAACTGGGCGTCGGTCAGCTGCCACTCGAGTTTGAGCAGCGGAAATACGGCATTGAGAACCTGCCGGGACATATAGTCGGAAATCAGCAGGCCAAAGGTAAGCGCAAAAATAATCCAGGCGTAGCGGCGCGAGACCGATACTACGGGTATATCACTGTCGGCATAGTGGGCCATGGCGGTTCCTCGCAGAATGCCGGCGTACAGAATGTGCGCGGTCGGTTCGTCACTGGCGGCACAGGGCCGCCAGTGCGAGGCTCAACAGCTGCGTTGCGGGATTGTGTGATCAATACCCGGGCAGCGGGACATTCTTCTGCCCCAGTTTGCGATTGGGGGCCATGCCATGGGCCGCAAGTGTTTCATTGGTATCCTTGTACCAGGTGCCAATACGGTAAATTTCCCGTGCTTCCTGTGCGTTGGCGACTTCGCGACCCAGCTCGTGAGAGAGGCGCACCAGTTGCTGGATCTGCGCCACCGAGGTCATGCGGTTGCCGTGCTGGTCGATCAGGGTATCCTCAATACCGCAGCGTGGGTGCAGACCCAGTGCCATGGCGATGGTGTTGATTGGCAACACATTTTTCATCAGGGATTCGAGGGTCAGACAGGCGCCGTCCGGCGCACGGCGGATGAACTCCATAAAGTTGTAGGGGTTGGGGCCGTCGAAACCGCCGGCAATGCCCACCCAGGTCAGGTTCAGCGGGCCGCGGTAGACTCCACGGCGCACCAGGCGCTCCAGGGTTTCCAGCGAGTGCATACCGGTAAGCTGGAAGTGCGGCTGGATTTCTGCCGCCTGCAGACGTTTCAGGTGTTCCTCTACCCAGCCCGGACCTGCGGGCACGGTCATTTCGCGATACGCTTCCCAGTAGGCTGGCTCACAGATGCTGGTGCCGGCGACATCTTCTTCATGCATCAACTCGGTGATGTTCATCTGCACGGTGTTGATGGCCACGGTCACCTGATCCGGCTTCGGCGTCAGTTCCGCGAGCATATGGCGAGTGTCGTCGGACAACCATTTGGCCTCCTGTCCCTCTTCCGGGGCAAAAGAAATGGAGCCACCCACCTGAATAATCATGTCCGGCACCGCTTCGCGCACCCCGGCAATCAGCTCATTGAATTTGGACAGGCGCTTGGAGCCTTTGCCATCAAGTTCACGCACGTGCAGGTGCAAGACAGTGGCGCCGGCTTCATAACAGTCCACGGCTTTCTGGATCTGTTCCTCCATGGTCACCGGAATGTCTTCCGGGAAATCTTCCGGCATCCACTCCGGACCGTAGGGCGCCACGGTGATAACAACTTTGTCTTGGTTCTGCGGGTGCAGGGAATCGTCTAGAAACTGCATAATTCACTCCTCATCTTTCGCAATTTATTTTTTTCGAATAATGATTCAGTAAGGCTTATCGCCCACGATGCCGGCGCGCTCCATCTTGCGGTGGCAGGCCGGATAGTCCATCACGGCGTAATGTTGGGTACTGCGGTTGTCCCAGATGGCGACACTGTGCGGCTGCCAGCGCCAGCGCACCTGGTACTCGGGAATCATTGCCTGACTGATCAGGTAGCGCAGAAGATCCGCACCACCCGGGTTCGCATCCTGCCCGAAGCGCACCCGCTCCGGGGTATGAAAGTTGGTAAAGTGCGTGGTGAAGGCATTCACAAACAGTATTTTTTCTCCCGTATCCGGGTGCGTGCGTACCACCGGGTGTTCCGCATCGGGAAACTGCTCTTTCAACGCGAGTCGCTTGTCGATGGGCATAGCCGCACCGAAAGACGCTTCGATGGAGTGCCGTGCACGCAGACCGTCGATCTGTTGTTTCACGTGCGCGGGCAACATTTCATAGGCTTTCACCATGTCGACCCACATGGTGTCTCCACCTACCGGTGGGCACTCGATGCAACGCAATACACAACCAAACGGGGGGGCCTCGCGCCAGGTGGCATCCGTGTGCCAGGCATTTTCATAGCGGTCTGCAGGCTGGTCCGGGCTTTTATAGATTCGCACCAGTCCCGGGTGGTCGGGATCCGACCCGGCTACCGGATGATCTTCCAGCTCTCCGAATCGCTCGGCAAACGCCACATGCTCCGCGCGGGAAAAAATCTGGTCGCGCAGAAAAAGAACCTTGTGCTCGACCAGAAGCTGTCGAATTTCCGCGAACAGCCCGTCATCGCCAACGGCGTCGGCGAGATTGATTCCAGAGAGTTCGGCGCCGATACTGCAGGTAAGCGGTTCAATGCGCATGATCGACACCTCAGATAACGAAAATCGATGAGCCGGTGGTCTTGCGCGCTTCCAGATCCCGGTGCGCCTGCACCGCATCCTCCAGCGCGTAATGCTGATTGATACCGATCTTCAACCGGCCGCTGCCCACCAGGTCGAACAGCTCGCCGGCCAGTGCTTCTTTCTCCGTCGGATCTGCAATGTAGTCGGCCAGTGCCGGACGCGTCATATACAGCGATCCTTTCATCGCCAATAGCTGCGGATCGAACGGTGGAATGGTGCCCGATGCGGTACCCACACAAACCATCAGTCCGCGGCGCTTCAGCGAGTCGAGAGACGCCATAAAGGTGTCTTTGCCAACACTGTCAAACACCACATCCACGCCCACGCCACCGGTCAGGTCGCGCACACCGGTCACCACATCTTCACAGCTGTAATTGATCACGTGATCGCAGCCGTGTGCCCGCGCGACTTCTGCCTTGGCTTCCGACGATACGGTGCCAATCACATTCAGGCCGAGCAGCTTGGCCCACTGGGAAACAATAAGGCCGACACCACCAGCGGCGGCGTGCAGTAAAATGGTATCTCCGGCCTTGAAGTCATAAATACGGCGCATCAGATAGGCGGATGTCAGACCGCGCATGGTCATGGCCGCCGCCGTTTCGTAGGCGATGGTTTCCGGCAGCTTGATCAACGGTGCGGCAGGAATCAGGCGCTCCGTCGAATAGGCGCCAAGGGTGTTCAGGAAACCGGTGTAGGTGACCCGGTCACCTACAGCCACATTGGTCACACCGGCACCCACTTCCATCACCACACCGGCCGCTTCCACACCGATACCGTTGGGCATGGGGATGGGATAGGTGCCATTGCGAAAATAGGTATCCGCGTAATTCAGGCCCACCGCTACATGGCGCAGACGCACCTCGCCAGGGCCAGGGTTCCCCACTTCCACGTTTTCAAGTCGCAGGACTTCCGGCCCCCCGGTTTCATAAAATCGAACAGCCTTGACCATTCCCAGGCCTCCTCTGATGCTTTTGCGTTTCGGTTAATCTGGCTTCTGGTATCTACTGTATGGTTTCCCCCTTTCCCTATCTTCACTTCCAGCGACATATACTTTTCTTTTCATGACACACTAAAATGGAAGAAAAACCGTCCGAGGATGGATAAATGACGAGCCAAATTCGCGCCGCCACGCTCAATGACTATGCCGCGCTGTCCCAGCAACTGGGCCTGAATTATCAAAGGCTGATGCATGAGGTTGGCTTGCGGCCCACGGTACTGGGGCAGGCGGATACGCGTATTTCGGCGGATGCCGTAGTGGATTTACTGGAGCGTTCGGCGGAGGAAAGTCAGTGCCCGACATTCGGCCTGCGGCTGGCGGAGTTTCGGCAGCTTTCCGATTTCGGCGTTATCAGTCTTTTATTGCCGCATTTGCGTACTCTGCGTGATGCGTTGAATACCACCATAAAATATCGCCATTTAATGAACGATGCTCTGGTGATGCATCTGGAGGACGCGGGCAATGTGGTGATCGTGCGCGAGGAAGTCGTAACCAGCAGCGCCCGCCCGTCGCGCCAGGCTACCGAACTCGCGATCGGCGTGTTGTTTCGATTGTGCGGTGCACTATTGAGCGGCCAGTGGCATCCGATCAGCGTCAACTTCACCCACAGCGCGCCGGCGGATCTGCAGGTGCACAAACGCATTTTCAATTGCAAAATCGAGTTCGGTTCCGACTTCAACGGTATGGTCTGCCCCACGGCAGATCTCGACAGCCCCAACCCCACCGCCGACCCGGCCATGGCCAAATACGCGGAAACCTATATCGCCTCACTACCCGGCTCCAAACAACTGCCGTTTTCCCATGAAGTGCGTCAGGCAATTTATCTGTTTCTCCCCATGGGCCGGGCGAATATCGAGCAGATCTCTCACGCTCTCGGTGTCAATGTGCGCACCCTGCAGAGGAAGCTCGAAGAAAGTGGCGAAACCTTTTCCGACCTGATCAACGAGGTGCGCCGCAATCTGGTGGTGCACTATATGGCCAACCCCAACTATTCACTCGGGAGAATTGCGGATATGCTCGGGTACTCGGTGGCAAGTTCCTTTACCCGCTGGTTTTCCAGCCAGTTTGGCATGTCCCCGGCGCGCTGGCGCGCGGAACACGACACGGATGAAAGTACACCGAACTAATCGTTGAAAGCTGTAGTTCAAATAAATTGCCACTCACAAAGGACGTACACCATGAGCGCTCGCAACCTGCCGGGAATTCAGCAACAGCTGCAGCAGCTGGTGGCCAGTCCCAGCGTCAGCGCCACCAATCCCAAACTGGATATGGGGAACCGCGGCGTTATCGACCTGCTCGCTGCCTGGTTGGAAACCCTGGGCTTCAAGATTGAAATCATGCCCATGGAAGACCAGCCCCATAAAGCCAACCTGATCGCCACCCTCGGTCGGGGCGACGGCGGACTGGTGCTTGCCGGGCACACAGACACGGTGCCCTACGACGACGATCGCTGGCAATCAGACCCCTTCAAACTGAGCGAGCGCGACAATCGCTTTTACGGGTTAGGCAGTACAGATATGAAAGGCTTTTTCCCGCTGGCGATTGAAGCCGCGAAAGCCTTTGCCGACAAAACTCTGCAGCAACCGCTGATCATTCTCGCCACCGCGGACGAGGAAACCTCCATGTCCGGTGCTCGCGCCCTGGTCAAAGCCGGGCTCCCCAAAGCCCGCTACGCCATCATCGGCGAGCCCACCGGCCTCAAGCCCATCCGCATGCACAAAGGCATGATGATGGAGCGGCTGCGCATCACCGGCCAGGCAGGCCACTCCTCCAACCCCGCGTATGGCGCCAGCGCGCTGGAGGCGATGCATACCGCGATGGGAGAAATTCTGAAACTGCGCGGAGAGTGGCAGCAACGCTACACCAATCCCGGGTTCGCCGTTCAGGTGCCCACCCTCAACCTCGGCTGCATACACGGCGGCGACAACCCGAACCGTATCTGTGGGCACACGGAACTACAGTTTGACCTGCGCCCGCTGCCGGGCATGCCGATGGACGAATTGCGCGGCGAACTGCATCAACGCCTGAAAAGCGTGGTTGGCGGCGAGAAAATCCATCTGCAAATGGATTCCCTGATCGGCGGCGTGGAAGCCTTTGAAGAACCCGCGCAATCCGAGCTGGTGCAGGCGGCCGAAACGCTGACCGGACACAGCGCCGAGAGCGTGGCCTTCGCCACCGAGGCGCCCTTCCTGCAAAAGCTCGGTATGCAGACAATCGTTCTCGGCCCCGGGGATATTGATCAGGCCCACCAGCCGGATGAATACCTCGGCCTTGAGCGGATTGATCCGATGGTCGAGGTGTTGAAGGGGATGATTGGTCGATTCTGTCTGTAGTGGCCCCAAAGTAAAACGCCTTGTGGCGGCGCCGCTACCGGGTACGGGCTTGTGAGACACGCCGTGAACCCATCCCTGGGGGCTCTTCTAAAACATCCCTGTTTTAGAAGGTCTCACAAGCCCGTACCCGGCATCGACGCCTTCGCGCGAACTATTGATACTTTTTCAGCCAAGAAGTAATAGGCGGAAAACCGCATAAAATACGGTATATTGAACCGACTTACGATTAATCTGCAGAACACAAAAGCTCGTGAATACAGAAACCACCACCCTCAATTGGTTCAGAAACGCCGCGCCCTATATCAATGATCTGCGCGGGCGAACCCTGGTGGTTGCGATTCCGGGGGAAGGGTTTGAGCACGAGAACTTTCGCAACCTGGTACACGACCTCACTCTGTTTATCAGCCTGGGGGTAAAGTTGGTGCTGGTGCACGGGGCCCGCGCCCAGGTAAACCGCGCATTGACGGCCGCCGGTATCGAAAGCCGTTTTCAGGGCAACACCCGCATTACCGACCGCGAAACCCTGGAGGTGATCAAGGCGGTGGTGGGCAAACTGCGCTTCGAAATTGAAGCCGCATTTTCCCAGGGGTTGCCGGATTCCCCCATGGCGCGCTCTGCGCTGAAAGTGGTTTCCGGCAACTTCGTCACCGCGCGTCCGGTGGGCATTATCGACGGCGTGGATATGCGCTGGACCGGACAGGTGCGGCGGATGGAGGTGCAGGCAATTGGCCGCGCACTGGACGAAAACTCCCTGGTGCTGCTGTCACCCTTTGGCACATCGCTGACCGGTGAGCTGTTCAACCTCAACTATCTGGATCTCGCCGCCGAGGCGGCCAAGGCACTCCAGGCGGAGAAACTGATCCTGTTTCGCGACCTGCCTCAGCTGGAAGTCGAGGGTGACGCGGTGTATGACCTCAGCATTCACCAGGCGGAGGACGTTGCCGACAACCT includes these proteins:
- a CDS encoding AraC family transcriptional regulator, whose translation is MTSQIRAATLNDYAALSQQLGLNYQRLMHEVGLRPTVLGQADTRISADAVVDLLERSAEESQCPTFGLRLAEFRQLSDFGVISLLLPHLRTLRDALNTTIKYRHLMNDALVMHLEDAGNVVIVREEVVTSSARPSRQATELAIGVLFRLCGALLSGQWHPISVNFTHSAPADLQVHKRIFNCKIEFGSDFNGMVCPTADLDSPNPTADPAMAKYAETYIASLPGSKQLPFSHEVRQAIYLFLPMGRANIEQISHALGVNVRTLQRKLEESGETFSDLINEVRRNLVVHYMANPNYSLGRIADMLGYSVASSFTRWFSSQFGMSPARWRAEHDTDESTPN
- a CDS encoding quinone oxidoreductase family protein — protein: MVKAVRFYETGGPEVLRLENVEVGNPGPGEVRLRHVAVGLNYADTYFRNGTYPIPMPNGIGVEAAGVVMEVGAGVTNVAVGDRVTYTGFLNTLGAYSTERLIPAAPLIKLPETIAYETAAAMTMRGLTSAYLMRRIYDFKAGDTILLHAAAGGVGLIVSQWAKLLGLNVIGTVSSEAKAEVARAHGCDHVINYSCEDVVTGVRDLTGGVGVDVVFDSVGKDTFMASLDSLKRRGLMVCVGTASGTIPPFDPQLLAMKGSLYMTRPALADYIADPTEKEALAGELFDLVGSGRLKIGINQHYALEDAVQAHRDLEARKTTGSSIFVI
- the argA gene encoding amino-acid N-acetyltransferase — protein: MNTETTTLNWFRNAAPYINDLRGRTLVVAIPGEGFEHENFRNLVHDLTLFISLGVKLVLVHGARAQVNRALTAAGIESRFQGNTRITDRETLEVIKAVVGKLRFEIEAAFSQGLPDSPMARSALKVVSGNFVTARPVGIIDGVDMRWTGQVRRMEVQAIGRALDENSLVLLSPFGTSLTGELFNLNYLDLAAEAAKALQAEKLILFRDLPQLEVEGDAVYDLSIHQAEDVADNLDSETLNCAIKACNAGTQRVHLLSYADNGALLQELLSREGAGTMIYRDSYEVIRRARINDVGGILGLIRPLEKQGILVRRSREKLESEIDHFTLVEVDGTPVACAALYPILDDQGDTVAAEIACVAIHPEFRGGGRGAKLLQHLERQARALDLAEIYVLTTQTEHWFIERGFTQVDVSNLPTSRASLYNIQRNSRVLRKPLKTQ
- the argE gene encoding acetylornithine deacetylase; translated protein: MSARNLPGIQQQLQQLVASPSVSATNPKLDMGNRGVIDLLAAWLETLGFKIEIMPMEDQPHKANLIATLGRGDGGLVLAGHTDTVPYDDDRWQSDPFKLSERDNRFYGLGSTDMKGFFPLAIEAAKAFADKTLQQPLIILATADEETSMSGARALVKAGLPKARYAIIGEPTGLKPIRMHKGMMMERLRITGQAGHSSNPAYGASALEAMHTAMGEILKLRGEWQQRYTNPGFAVQVPTLNLGCIHGGDNPNRICGHTELQFDLRPLPGMPMDELRGELHQRLKSVVGGEKIHLQMDSLIGGVEAFEEPAQSELVQAAETLTGHSAESVAFATEAPFLQKLGMQTIVLGPGDIDQAHQPDEYLGLERIDPMVEVLKGMIGRFCL
- a CDS encoding TauD/TfdA dioxygenase family protein, which codes for MRIEPLTCSIGAELSGINLADAVGDDGLFAEIRQLLVEHKVLFLRDQIFSRAEHVAFAERFGELEDHPVAGSDPDHPGLVRIYKSPDQPADRYENAWHTDATWREAPPFGCVLRCIECPPVGGDTMWVDMVKAYEMLPAHVKQQIDGLRARHSIEASFGAAMPIDKRLALKEQFPDAEHPVVRTHPDTGEKILFVNAFTTHFTNFHTPERVRFGQDANPGGADLLRYLISQAMIPEYQVRWRWQPHSVAIWDNRSTQHYAVMDYPACHRKMERAGIVGDKPY
- a CDS encoding BKACE family enzyme, with the translated sequence MQFLDDSLHPQNQDKVVITVAPYGPEWMPEDFPEDIPVTMEEQIQKAVDCYEAGATVLHLHVRELDGKGSKRLSKFNELIAGVREAVPDMIIQVGGSISFAPEEGQEAKWLSDDTRHMLAELTPKPDQVTVAINTVQMNITELMHEEDVAGTSICEPAYWEAYREMTVPAGPGWVEEHLKRLQAAEIQPHFQLTGMHSLETLERLVRRGVYRGPLNLTWVGIAGGFDGPNPYNFMEFIRRAPDGACLTLESLMKNVLPINTIAMALGLHPRCGIEDTLIDQHGNRMTSVAQIQQLVRLSHELGREVANAQEAREIYRIGTWYKDTNETLAAHGMAPNRKLGQKNVPLPGY